From the genome of Kluyveromyces lactis strain NRRL Y-1140 chromosome F complete sequence:
TTGCTGGATTATATGAATAACAAATTGGCAACGAAGTTAACTGAAGCTGAAATATTGAAGATCATGTATGATGTATCGAACGCAATTGCTCAGATGCACTATTTACCTACGCCGTTGATCCATCGTGATATCAAAATAGAAAACGTGCTTGTTGATAAGgatgataatttcaaactCTGCGATTTCGGCTCAACTTCAATGTGTTTTCCAATCGTATCAACGCATCAAGATATTGCTGTACTTACGAATAACATTTATGTGCATACTACACCACAGTACAGATCGCCTGAGATGATTGACTTATACCGCTGTCTCCCTATCAATGAGAAATCTGATATCTGGGCTCTTGGGATCTTCCTCTACAAACTTCTATTTTATACCACTCCATTTGAGCTAACTGGACAGTTTGCCATCTTACATTCAAAGTATGAAATTCCTCAGAATGGATACTCATCCAAATTGATAAACTTAATCATTATTATGTTGGCGGAGAATCCTTCACTAAGACCGAATATTTATCAAGTCATGCATCATGTATGTTCTATCCTGAAGTGCGATGTTCCTTTCACTGATAAATACGAATTGGGTCCTTACGATTTTGCTAAATACTCTCAATACCACTTGAAATTGCAACAAATACAATACCAAATGTTTGAGCTATATAAAAATGAGAAGGTAACTAGCGGAGATGTCGATAAGTTGAACGATTTattcattcaaaatttcgAGATAGCTCCAAAACAACCAATTGATAAAGGTATTGGATCTGTCGACCAACAAGAAGCACCAGAAGATCTGGAAACTGATATTGCTAAAATGGACGAATGTTATCCAACTGTGGAAAAGTTAGAATCTGCTAACGCCAAGGAGAGAGATGATCATCATCTGCAAGTACTGTCCACCTCCCTCAAGCAATCGAGCTCCAGAAGTATATCGgatctttcaaacaaatcaCAAGTATCATTGGATTCAAATGAAAGGCACAGTTCACATGGTATAAGGGCGCCCTCTCCACTTCCTTCGTCACAACAGCCACAGAATACTGCGAATATGTCGGCTGCTAGACAGCATAAACAACATAATCCTTTTCAATCACAATTCCAGCCTGAAGTGGATGCATCTGAGTACTTTGATGCGAACAACGAACAATACTTCAAAGGCACTCCTCCTGCACATccaaaaaatgaaaagaatgtatcatattttcaacaatctCCGATGAAGGAAAACAACCTAAATAACTTGAGTATCCAACAAAGTGATCAAGCCCGTACTTTTGATACTACAATGCCTATTTCTGATGTTCCAAATAATGGCAACGTCGTGAATGACGAATACCTGATTGACATTTCCCCACCCAGAAATAACGTACCCTATTCTACACCAGCCGCAATTACAGCCAATATGcaagatcaaatcattTCATCGCAACCTTTATCTCAATCTCAATCTCAATCTAAACCTCAGCCTCTTCCTCCACCCCAACCCCAACCCCAACCCCAACCCCAAGCTCAAGCTCAACCGAATACACGAGCTTCACTGAGGCCTGAGCGCCAGCAGCAAATTCCTGCTCAACCACGATTAGACCTTACTTTTGATCAACttgatctttcaaagaattcattgaCTAGGCAGTCAGATACAGAACTAGAAGAAAGCATTATATCAGATGAAAGCATTTCACTCGATTTGAAGCAGCCGAAATTGAAGGAGCCTGTAACCCAACCTCGTCAAACAACATCTCCAGGGTCTGAGAGTAAAGAATTTCTGAAACCCGCCAAAGTTCCTAAGCGTCGGTCATTAGACctaaaatatcaagaaatcaaTCTTTCGAATGATGATCAACGTAAGCATCGAAAAAATAAGACATCATTTTCCCGCACCAGTGTCAGAAGATCTGTAGAAATGGAACGCATGAAACATGACTCCAACTCTACATCTAATTCTAATGCAAGAGACGAAACCAAGGAGACGAAAAGAAGATCGTTCTTTGGTGTATTCAAATGATAGGTAACCAAGGGTAAAAGAAATTAGTTCATCCGATAGCAtaccaaaaaaaacaacctGAACTGATTGAAGCACCGATGTCCTTATTCTTTTAATTCAAGTCAATTATTGTATAAACGGTATGTACACACTTTGATTCTTATTGTCATTCGGCACGTCTCTCGACCTTTTTTAAACTTTACATTTCTTAAGGTTGATGAAAAACCAATATTTacattgaagaatataaGAACAGAAGCAATACAGGTAAATTTTGGTTGATCAGTAAACGATATCCTGTAAGAAGGCGATTGTAACATTGAACTAAACTACACTGGAGTCAATTTTGACTTATAGAAGGGAATACGCTGAAGATAAGAAAAAGGTAGACAATGGCTGCAGAAAAGATTTATGAACCATACAAGAAGTCTCGAGGGACTATGATTTACACACCGACTAATCAGCAGATGTCGCGTGGTGGCATAGGAGAAAAGTTGGCTGATTTCGTGAAGAATCTATACTGGGTTTATTATATCCATCTTCCCTTTTATTTAATGACTTCACTTGATGCATTTTGTTTACACACTATATTTCTGGTTGTAGTCAGCCTGAGCTTATTTGGTTTATTGAAGTACATTTTCCTATGAAACTCgaaattcaaagtttcTCAATCGAAACATTAGCATACAGAGAAAGAGGGAGCAAGACCTTTTTTAGCGCATTCGTTATCAACGAAAACTCCGATCTCTAATCCAATCAACACATATCCATGACAAAAAAATTGTCATTAAATTGAAGCAAACCATTTCTTATCACACTCCCTTTTAGACAAGTCCTGAAGGTTCGACAAGAGTAAATTTGTTTAGAAAGTATGGGCTATATAATCTATAAAAACGGATAAATATTTAGAAATGTATCACGGTTATTTCGCAGGTGATCATGACTTCATATCAGGAGCCGTTTTCCCGGTTCTCTTgtgtttgtttttgatgtttttaTAATATGTCTACGAGAATCACCCAGGAAGCATGAGTTAAGCCTTGCTTTGTTCGAACTCTTTATTAACTCTTTTCACTCTATTGTATAATACGACATCATCGTGGGTAATAAAATCGTACAAGACTTTACACCAGGAGGAGTGCTTTGGCAGATGATTATAAAATTCCGGACATAAACTGTTCAATTCCCAAAGTCGGGACCAAGCAACAAATGGGAAATCATGATGTTCATTGTGTAAACCGACATTCCAAGTGAAGAAGTTTAGAAGCCCATAATAAGAATACGTCTCCAATGCGTACTTTTTCCTGAATTCGACGTCTTCTCTTGAGACGTTTGATTCATCAGTGACGTTAATTGGTTGTCTTTCGGCTGGCGTTAATTTTAGCATCAGTTTACCACCGATGATagcttcttcaatgttCAACAGATAGTGTTCTGCAATGAAATGGCCAGAGCATGGATGTAGAGAACCGGCTAAGAATGAGGACATCAGGAAATAACAGTATGAATACCAACCAAAATTCGCGATCCATATAAAATTGAACATAAATTGGTACAACACGTTCAAAAGGTGGATGTAGGTGAATTTGATCCTTGTGACAAACATAGGTCTAAATGcgtagaagaagatttggaatgTGGCAAAGAACGATTTCCCCAAGATATTGGATAAAAGCACAGCCTCAAACCTGGTAGGGATATCCGTGTCATAAATTTCATCTCCAAGAAACTTGTGATGCAATTGATGATATGGTCCAAATGACGCACTGTATGGGATACCAATTGGGGTATTTGTGAAAATGGCAAACAACTTGTTGTGGACAGGTTTCTTAAATGCTAGGTTGTGAGACAATTCATGGATTGCCAAGAAGATATTCTGGTTAGCGGTAGCACCGATGACATATGcaatgatgaaaaatttccaaGTAAAAGGATGGGTATTTCTTAAGTAATAGGAAAGCGATAACTGAAGCGACACAACACCAATGATAATCCATTTAGTCAAAGGTTCGTGGCCCATAAGTCGCTGCACTTCTGGATGTTTCTTAATTATGGCATGTCTTCTTATAGCATGGGGTTCTTTATGTGCGGACCAGTAGAAGTTATCAAGAACTTTAAAATCCTCATCTGCACTTGGAACGTCGACAAATTTCTCAGAGactttcaaatctctaTGAACAATTGTCATGTCTAAGGGTCTTAATGAAGCTCTCTTCTTGTTAAGATAGCGATTCCGATGCTATATCAAAACTTGAAAGTAAAACAATGCCGATAAAAAAACAGGAACCGGAAACACGCTTGACAAAAATACAGTTCTTGATCCTTGATTCCAAGCCTGCCTAGAATCTTATTATTGAGTTTGATACTGATATTCTCAATGTAACCACACCAGTTGGATCAGGTATAAATCCTATGTTTATGCGTGACTATTTAAAAGAACTTAAGCTTTTAAAATTTAAAATCTAAAATCCTTAAATCCCGAAAAAGAACTGATCTTATGATGtgataaattcaaacaCATACACAAACCTAAACGCAAGCAAAGCCTGCTAAGAAATGTGGTTTATACTTAGAAAGAAATCTGTAATTGGAATTACAATATATCTTTAAACGAACAAAAACCATGCGATGAGATGTTGCTGTTCCGTGTGCTCTCGAGCGatagaaagaaatttttcattacGCTTTAAGGGAAATGGGAAAAAGTACGGTCACGTGAAACAAAGACACAGAGAGGGAACGCCCTGTTCTAACATCAGACACAGGGTTGGTGGTACCAAGGGCCCCACCAATATCTGTTTAACCATTAAATATGCAAAACTGATATATTTCGATCCAATCCTGACATACTCTAAATCATTTCAAATGTCAAACGATGTGACAAACCGCTGCAAGATTATGGTTCAATCTTATACAGGATTTGCTTCCACCCCGGATGAATGCAATTATACGCGTACATAAGTTCTGTACCCCCTTTGCTACCGACCTTAAATTGCTTCGCAGTTTGGCTATCTTGTCTTATTATCCCCTTTCAAGTTGGAGAATTGCTCAATCCATTAGGTACTgaaattgttcaacaatCGTAGtagctttttttttttggtcaCTCACTATTCTCCATCTGCTGAAACAAATTTGAACCTGAACATTGAGTGGAACGAACTTGACGAGAACAGAAGAATGGTAGCAGTCTCCCTTTAATTGCTGCATACTTAACTTACGTTGATATCTTTGACCaaatata
Proteins encoded in this window:
- a CDS encoding sphingolipid delta(4)-desaturase family protein (conserved hypothetical protein); translated protein: MTIVHRDLKVSEKFVDVPSADEDFKVLDNFYWSAHKEPHAIRRHAIIKKHPEVQRLMGHEPLTKWIIIGVVSLQLSLSYYLRNTHPFTWKFFIIAYVIGATANQNIFLAIHELSHNLAFKKPVHNKLFAIFTNTPIGIPYSASFGPYHQLHHKFLGDEIYDTDIPTRFEAVLLSNILGKSFFATFQIFFYAFRPMFVTRIKFTYIHLLNVLYQFMFNFIWIANFGWYSYCYFLMSSFLAGSLHPCSGHFIAEHYLLNIEEAIIGGKLMLKLTPAERQPINVTDESNVSREDVEFRKKYALETYSYYGLLNFFTWNVGLHNEHHDFPFVAWSRLWELNSLCPEFYNHLPKHSSWCKVLYDFITHDDVVLYNRVKRVNKEFEQSKA
- the AKL1 gene encoding serine/threonine protein kinase AKL1 (some similarities with uniprot|P38080 Saccharomyces cerevisiae YBR059C AKL1 Serine-threonine protein kinase member (with Ark1p and Prk1p) of the Ark kinase family), translated to MSKSDTISRPNSVAHTAATSAMIPNSHLLSPNTQVVVGTHRCEILEHLAEGGFANIYKVKFLELTNEMDAGIDSKLLKAGDIACLKRVIVPDENGLNELRNEVETMKQLRGSPNIVQYYDSNASRHPDGSPGFEILLLMELCPKKSLLDYMNNKLATKLTEAEILKIMYDVSNAIAQMHYLPTPLIHRDIKIENVLVDKDDNFKLCDFGSTSMCFPIVSTHQDIAVLTNNIYVHTTPQYRSPEMIDLYRCLPINEKSDIWALGIFLYKLLFYTTPFELTGQFAILHSKYEIPQNGYSSKLINLIIIMLAENPSLRPNIYQVMHHVCSILKCDVPFTDKYELGPYDFAKYSQYHLKLQQIQYQMFELYKNEKVTSGDVDKLNDLFIQNFEIAPKQPIDKGIGSVDQQEAPEDLETDIAKMDECYPTVEKLESANAKERDDHHLQVLSTSLKQSSSRSISDLSNKSQVSLDSNERHSSHGIRAPSPLPSSQQPQNTANMSAARQHKQHNPFQSQFQPEVDASEYFDANNEQYFKGTPPAHPKNEKNVSYFQQSPMKENNLNNLSIQQSDQARTFDTTMPISDVPNNGNVVNDEYLIDISPPRNNVPYSTPAAITANMQDQIISSQPLSQSQSQSKPQPLPPPQPQPQPQPQAQAQPNTRASLRPERQQQIPAQPRLDLTFDQLDLSKNSLTRQSDTELEESIISDESISLDLKQPKLKEPVTQPRQTTSPGSESKEFLKPAKVPKRRSLDLKYQEINLSNDDQRKHRKNKTSFSRTSVRRSVEMERMKHDSNSTSNSNARDETKETKRRSFFGVFK
- the TSC3 gene encoding Tsc3p (similar to uniprot|Q3E790 Saccharomyces cerevisiae YBR058C-A TSC3 Protein that stimulates the activity of serine palmitoyltransferase (Lcb1p,Lcb2p) several-fold; involved in sphingolipid biosynthesis) gives rise to the protein MAAEKIYEPYKKSRGTMIYTPTNQQMSRGGIGEKLADFVKNLYWVYYIHLPFYLMTSLDAFCLHTIFLVVVSLSLFGLLKYIFL